One window from the genome of Kryptolebias marmoratus isolate JLee-2015 linkage group LG1, ASM164957v2, whole genome shotgun sequence encodes:
- the rasef gene encoding ras and EF-hand domain-containing protein isoform X2, translating to MATSKRRSEGKQTHLSSLSYAFDVEKNKVSAERREAEDVFNRLDRDKDNQSEEALSKDDEEDDGEEDENRSTLEEPSISKGQAVTSQPQPPIGGMSAEERDRLCALFRAYDADNSGRIERSEFLTVCAELQVSAAEADGIFERLDADRDGTVSLREFLRGFHGRHGEDAMEAPGRGASVAWEHFERRLGEQARHIPRPEQAATLYQNISLTEPRLIPQLEKVIGNFSKEIRQQNVEMENLALAIKRAQDQASMQLSEMEEEMDQRIQAAERKTREQEKKRTEAALNDLRRSFETEVCELQCKIQRMQMIEEKYRNITVKDESAALKKRINELTLENQRLKQELLKSQTKVACLQSDMDSLKTELTDQSMNSERDEELMKHFSDERDILERQIEILQTANRKLHDSNDGLRAALEKIPRSGTGGSSGEAERNRSKSICYTSQYALIDRLSQHLEDFPLYSRRPSCDTLALAICDPGLRRRHSSECEEDSLPEIDSGLSTLRRSHGGYDSEHDVKAQDEEDEEEEEEEEEEEEDEPRTKVLVHVYEDSDIMLGENSDNEAAETQDGESAIGSDSSSVLDWKPNDSLSVITPSAPTMKKALSAISAENEDKENADLGYMTSEKAYRIVLAGDAAVGKSSFLLRLCKNEFKMNSSATLGVDFQMKTLVVDGEPVLLQLWDTAGQERFRSIAKSYFRRADGVLLLYDVTCEKTFLNIREWVDVIEDVSQDDIPIMLVGNKCDLRQDGVDCVPTSYGEKLAMTYSTLFCETSAKDGSNILEAVLHLARLVKKHAAFEDKRPDQSLPDLDAPRNKPKLSCCT from the exons atgGCAACATCGAAACGGAGGAGCGAAGGGAAACAAACCCACCTGAGTTCTCTCTCTTACGCCTTCGACGTGGAGAAGAATAAAGTTTCTGCTGAACGCCGAGAAGCTGAGGACGTCTTCAACCGCCTGGACAGGGACAAAGACAACCAGTCAGAGGAGGCCCTCAGCAAAGACGACGAGGAAGATGACGGGGAAGAAGACGAGAACCGCTCAACTCTGGAGGAACCATCAATCAGCAAAGGACAGGCTGTCACCAG CCAGCCCCAGCCACCCATCGGGGGCATGAGCGCGGAGGAGAGGGACCGGCTGTGCGCCCTCTTCCGCGCCTACGACGCCGACAACTCCGGGCGCATCGAGAGGAGCGAGTTCCTCACCGTGTGCGCCGAGCTGCAGGTGTCGGCGGCGGAGGCGGACGGGATCTTCGAGCGGCTGGACGCGGACCGGGACGGGACCGTCAGCCTGCGGGAGTTCCTCCGCGGCTTCCACGGCCGCCACGGCGAGGACGCGATGGAGGCGCCCGGGAGAGGCGCGTCCGTCGCCTGGGAGCACTTCGAGAGGAGACTGGGCGAGCAGGCCAGGCACATCCCCAG GCCCGAGCAGGCAGCGACGTTGTACCAGAACATCAGCCTGACCGAGCCCAGACTGATCCCTCAGCTCGAGAAGGTCATCGGGAACTTCAGCAAAGAGATCAGGCAGCAGAACGTGGAGATGGAGAACCTGGCGCTCGCCATCAAACg agccCAGGACCAAGCATCGATGCAGCTCAgcgagatggaggaggagatggaccAACGCATTCAGGCTGCCGAGAGAAAAACACGAGAGCAG gagaaGAAGCGAACAGAAGCGGCCCTGAATGATTTACGAAGATCTTTTGAGACAGAAGTGTGTGAGCTGCAGTGTAAAATCCAGAGGATGCAGAtg ATAGAAGAGAAATACAGGAACATCACTGTGAAAGACGAGAGCGCAGCTTTGAAGAAGAGGATCAACGAGCTAACGCTG GAAAACCAGAGGTTAaagcaggagctgctgaagtCTCAGACCAAAGTGGCCTGCTTGCAGAGCGACATGGACTCTTTGAAGACGGAGTTAACGGATCAAAGCATGAACTCCGAGCG agaCGAGGAGCTCATGAAACATTTCTCCGACGAACGAGACATCCTGGAGCGGCAGATCGAGATTCTGCA AACAGCCAACAGGAAGCTCCACGACAGCAATGATGGGCTGAGAGCTGCTCTGGAGAAGATCCCAAGG TCTGGTACAGGTGGGTCATCGGGAGAAGCTGAGAGGAACAGAAGTAAAAGCATCTGCTACACATCCCAGTACGCATTGATAGACAG GCTCAGCCAGCATTTGGAGGACTTCCCTCTGTACAGCCGCCGGCCCAGCTGTGACACTCTGGCTCTGGCCATTTGTGACCCCGGCCTGCGGCGCCGACACAGCAGCGAGTGCGAGGAGGACAGCCTCCCGGAGATCGACAGCGGCCTGTCGACGCTCAGGCGCTCACACGGCGGCTACGACTCAGAACACGATGTCAAGGCtcaggacgaggaggacgaggaggaggaggaggaggaggaggaggaggaggaggatgagccGAGGACGAAGGTTCTCGTTCATGTTTATGAGGACAGTGATATCATGCTGGGAGAAAACTCTGACAATGAG gcagcagaaacacaagacGGTGAGTCGGCAATCGGGTCGGACAGCAGCTCGGTTCTGGACTGGAAGCCGAATGACTCACTCAGTGTCATCACGCCCTCCGCCCCGACGATGAAGAAAGCCCTCAGTGCCATCAGTGCTGAG AACGAGGACAAGGAGAACGCTGACCTCGGCTACATGACTTCGGAGAAGGCCTACAGGATCGTGTTAGCTGGAGATGCAGCAGTGGGCAAATCCAGCTTCCTGCTTCGCCTCTGCAAGAACGAGTTCAAGATGAACTCCAGTGCTACTCTGG gcgTAGATTTCCAGATGAAGACGCTTGTTGTCGACGGAGAGCCAGTTTTATTACAACTATGGGACACGGCAGGACAAGAGAG GTTTCGGAGCATTGCAAAGTCTTATTTCCGACGCGCGGACGGCGTGCTGCTGCTGTACGACGTCACCTGTGAGAAAACCTTCCTAAACATCAGAGAATGGGTGGACGTGATTGAG GATGTATCCCAGGACGACATTCCCATCATGCTTGTGGGTAATAAGTGTGACCTCAGACAAGATGGAGTGGACTGTGTTCCTACCAGCTATGGAGAAAAACTCGCCATg ACGTACAGCACTCTGTTCTGTGAAACCAGCGCCAAAGACGGATCCAACATCCTGGAGGCCGTGCTGCACCTGGCCAG
- the rasef gene encoding ras and EF-hand domain-containing protein isoform X1, giving the protein MATSKRRSEGKQTHLSSLSYAFDVEKNKVSAERREAEDVFNRLDRDKDNQSEEALSKDDEEDDGEEDENRSTLEEPSISKGQAVTSSQPQPPIGGMSAEERDRLCALFRAYDADNSGRIERSEFLTVCAELQVSAAEADGIFERLDADRDGTVSLREFLRGFHGRHGEDAMEAPGRGASVAWEHFERRLGEQARHIPRPEQAATLYQNISLTEPRLIPQLEKVIGNFSKEIRQQNVEMENLALAIKRAQDQASMQLSEMEEEMDQRIQAAERKTREQEKKRTEAALNDLRRSFETEVCELQCKIQRMQMIEEKYRNITVKDESAALKKRINELTLENQRLKQELLKSQTKVACLQSDMDSLKTELTDQSMNSERDEELMKHFSDERDILERQIEILQTANRKLHDSNDGLRAALEKIPRSGTGGSSGEAERNRSKSICYTSQYALIDRLSQHLEDFPLYSRRPSCDTLALAICDPGLRRRHSSECEEDSLPEIDSGLSTLRRSHGGYDSEHDVKAQDEEDEEEEEEEEEEEEDEPRTKVLVHVYEDSDIMLGENSDNEAAETQDGESAIGSDSSSVLDWKPNDSLSVITPSAPTMKKALSAISAENEDKENADLGYMTSEKAYRIVLAGDAAVGKSSFLLRLCKNEFKMNSSATLGVDFQMKTLVVDGEPVLLQLWDTAGQERFRSIAKSYFRRADGVLLLYDVTCEKTFLNIREWVDVIEDVSQDDIPIMLVGNKCDLRQDGVDCVPTSYGEKLAMTYSTLFCETSAKDGSNILEAVLHLARLVKKHAAFEDKRPDQSLPDLDAPRNKPKLSCCT; this is encoded by the exons atgGCAACATCGAAACGGAGGAGCGAAGGGAAACAAACCCACCTGAGTTCTCTCTCTTACGCCTTCGACGTGGAGAAGAATAAAGTTTCTGCTGAACGCCGAGAAGCTGAGGACGTCTTCAACCGCCTGGACAGGGACAAAGACAACCAGTCAGAGGAGGCCCTCAGCAAAGACGACGAGGAAGATGACGGGGAAGAAGACGAGAACCGCTCAACTCTGGAGGAACCATCAATCAGCAAAGGACAGGCTGTCACCAG cAGCCAGCCCCAGCCACCCATCGGGGGCATGAGCGCGGAGGAGAGGGACCGGCTGTGCGCCCTCTTCCGCGCCTACGACGCCGACAACTCCGGGCGCATCGAGAGGAGCGAGTTCCTCACCGTGTGCGCCGAGCTGCAGGTGTCGGCGGCGGAGGCGGACGGGATCTTCGAGCGGCTGGACGCGGACCGGGACGGGACCGTCAGCCTGCGGGAGTTCCTCCGCGGCTTCCACGGCCGCCACGGCGAGGACGCGATGGAGGCGCCCGGGAGAGGCGCGTCCGTCGCCTGGGAGCACTTCGAGAGGAGACTGGGCGAGCAGGCCAGGCACATCCCCAG GCCCGAGCAGGCAGCGACGTTGTACCAGAACATCAGCCTGACCGAGCCCAGACTGATCCCTCAGCTCGAGAAGGTCATCGGGAACTTCAGCAAAGAGATCAGGCAGCAGAACGTGGAGATGGAGAACCTGGCGCTCGCCATCAAACg agccCAGGACCAAGCATCGATGCAGCTCAgcgagatggaggaggagatggaccAACGCATTCAGGCTGCCGAGAGAAAAACACGAGAGCAG gagaaGAAGCGAACAGAAGCGGCCCTGAATGATTTACGAAGATCTTTTGAGACAGAAGTGTGTGAGCTGCAGTGTAAAATCCAGAGGATGCAGAtg ATAGAAGAGAAATACAGGAACATCACTGTGAAAGACGAGAGCGCAGCTTTGAAGAAGAGGATCAACGAGCTAACGCTG GAAAACCAGAGGTTAaagcaggagctgctgaagtCTCAGACCAAAGTGGCCTGCTTGCAGAGCGACATGGACTCTTTGAAGACGGAGTTAACGGATCAAAGCATGAACTCCGAGCG agaCGAGGAGCTCATGAAACATTTCTCCGACGAACGAGACATCCTGGAGCGGCAGATCGAGATTCTGCA AACAGCCAACAGGAAGCTCCACGACAGCAATGATGGGCTGAGAGCTGCTCTGGAGAAGATCCCAAGG TCTGGTACAGGTGGGTCATCGGGAGAAGCTGAGAGGAACAGAAGTAAAAGCATCTGCTACACATCCCAGTACGCATTGATAGACAG GCTCAGCCAGCATTTGGAGGACTTCCCTCTGTACAGCCGCCGGCCCAGCTGTGACACTCTGGCTCTGGCCATTTGTGACCCCGGCCTGCGGCGCCGACACAGCAGCGAGTGCGAGGAGGACAGCCTCCCGGAGATCGACAGCGGCCTGTCGACGCTCAGGCGCTCACACGGCGGCTACGACTCAGAACACGATGTCAAGGCtcaggacgaggaggacgaggaggaggaggaggaggaggaggaggaggaggaggatgagccGAGGACGAAGGTTCTCGTTCATGTTTATGAGGACAGTGATATCATGCTGGGAGAAAACTCTGACAATGAG gcagcagaaacacaagacGGTGAGTCGGCAATCGGGTCGGACAGCAGCTCGGTTCTGGACTGGAAGCCGAATGACTCACTCAGTGTCATCACGCCCTCCGCCCCGACGATGAAGAAAGCCCTCAGTGCCATCAGTGCTGAG AACGAGGACAAGGAGAACGCTGACCTCGGCTACATGACTTCGGAGAAGGCCTACAGGATCGTGTTAGCTGGAGATGCAGCAGTGGGCAAATCCAGCTTCCTGCTTCGCCTCTGCAAGAACGAGTTCAAGATGAACTCCAGTGCTACTCTGG gcgTAGATTTCCAGATGAAGACGCTTGTTGTCGACGGAGAGCCAGTTTTATTACAACTATGGGACACGGCAGGACAAGAGAG GTTTCGGAGCATTGCAAAGTCTTATTTCCGACGCGCGGACGGCGTGCTGCTGCTGTACGACGTCACCTGTGAGAAAACCTTCCTAAACATCAGAGAATGGGTGGACGTGATTGAG GATGTATCCCAGGACGACATTCCCATCATGCTTGTGGGTAATAAGTGTGACCTCAGACAAGATGGAGTGGACTGTGTTCCTACCAGCTATGGAGAAAAACTCGCCATg ACGTACAGCACTCTGTTCTGTGAAACCAGCGCCAAAGACGGATCCAACATCCTGGAGGCCGTGCTGCACCTGGCCAG